From a single Tetrapisispora phaffii CBS 4417 chromosome 15, complete genome genomic region:
- the BNA3 gene encoding kynurenine--oxoglutarate transaminase (similar to Saccharomyces cerevisiae BNA3 (YJL060W); ancestral locus Anc_1.321) has protein sequence MSLRFARSLKTMTTSKLNFTPNNYFTQNNFKDVWSLTNETAALASTNSKNKDRGLVNLGQGFFSYSPPKFAIEALQKAVEEPLVNQYSPTRGRPTLIKSLTDLYSPLYKLTLKPENVLVTTGANEGILACLMGILNQNDEVIVFEPFFDQYIPNIELCGGKVVYVPINPPKDLDKRVTKGTEWTLDFEQFENVITNKTKAIIINTPHNPIGKVFTREELKRIGDICVKHNVIIISDEVYDNLYFVDEFTRIATLSPEIGQLTLSVGSAGKTFAATGWRIGWVVSLNPELLNFASKAHTRICFASPSPIQEACAESINIALRNGYFENMRNEYVKKYKIFTSVFDELGLPYTEAEGTYFLLVDFSRVKIPEDYKFPEEIINKGKDFRISNWLINELGVVAIPPTEFYIKEHEKAAENLLRFAVCKDDEYLERAVERLRLLKAYI, from the coding sequence ATGTCACTGCGATTTGCGAGATCCTTAAAAACAATGACTACTTCTAAACTTAATTTCACTCCTAATAACTATTTTAcacaaaataatttcaaagatGTTTGGAGTTTAACGAATGAAACTGCTGCTCTTGCAAGCACTAATTCCAAAAATAAGGACAGAGGATTGGTGAATTTAGGACAAGGCTTTTTCTCCTATTCTCCTCCAAAATTTGCAATTGAAGCTTTACAAAAGGCTGTCGAAGAACCATTGGTAAATCAATACTCTCCAACTAGAGGTCGACCAACTTTAATTAAGTCTTTAACAGATCTATATTCTCCACTTTACAAACTAACTTTGAAGCCAGAAAATGTACTGGTCACAACTGGGGCAAATGAAGGTATATTGGCTTGTTTGATGGGTATTCTAAATCAAAATGATGAAGTTATTGTTTTCGAACCATTCTTTGATCAATACATtccaaatattgaattatgtGGTGGTAAGGTCGTTTACGTTCCAATTAATCCACCAAAGGATTTGGATAAAAGAGTCACCAAAGGTACTGAATGGACTTTGGATTTTGAACAATTCGAAAATGTGATTACCAATAAAACAAAAGCAATTATAATTAACACACCACACAATCCAATTGGTAAAGTTTTTACAAGAGAAGAACTGAAGAGAATAGGCGATATTTGTGTTAAACACAatgttatcattatttctGACGAAGtatatgataatttatACTTTGTGGATGAATTTACCAGAATTGCTACCTTATCGCCAGAGATTGGTCAATTAACTTTATCAGTTGGTTCTGCAGGGAAAACATTTGCTGCAACAGGTTGGAGAATTGGCTGGGTGGTATCATTGAACccagaattattaaattttgcaTCTAAAGCGCATACAAGAATTTGTTTTGCTTCTCCTTCTCCTATTCAAGAAGCATGCGCAGAATCGATCAATATTGCACTAAGGAATGgttattttgaaaacatGAGAAATGAATATGttaagaaatataaaattttcactagtgtatttgatgaattagGATTACCATACACAGAAGCAGAGGGTACATATTTTTTACTTGTTGACTTTTCTAGAGTCAAAATTCCAGAAGATTATAAATTTCCAGaggaaataataaataaggGTAAAGATTTCCGTATTTCAAATTGGttaattaatgaattagGAGTTGTTGCAATACCTCCAACAGAGTTTTATATTAAAGAGCATGAAAAAGCAGCTGAAAATTTACTAAGATTTGCAGTTTGTAAAGATGACGAATATCTAGAAAGAGCTGTTGAAAGATTAAGATTGTTAAaagcatatatatag